One window of Pseudomonas urmiensis genomic DNA carries:
- the glyA gene encoding serine hydroxymethyltransferase, translating to MFSRDLTIAKYDADLFAAMEQEAQRQEEHIELIASENYTSPAVMEAQGSVLTNKYAEGYPGKRYYGGCEYVDVVEQLAIDRAKELFGADYANVQPHAGSQANAAVYLALLSAGDTILGMSLAHGGHLTHGASVSSSGKLYNAIQYGIDGNGLIDYDEVERLAVEHKPKMIVAGFSAYSQVLDFPRFRAIADKVGAYLFVDMAHVAGLVAAGVYPNPVPFADVVTTTTHKTLRGPRGGLILARANADIEKKLNSAVFPGAQGGPLEHVIAAKAICFKEALQPEFKAYQQQVVKNAQAMASVFIERGFDVVSGGTENHLFLLSLIKQEISGKDADAALGKAFITVNKNSVPNDPRSPFVTSGLRFGTPAVTTRGFKETECRELAGWICDILADLNNEAVIDAVREKVKAICKKLPVYGN from the coding sequence ATGTTCAGCCGTGATTTGACCATTGCCAAGTACGACGCCGATCTGTTTGCCGCCATGGAGCAAGAAGCTCAGCGTCAGGAAGAGCATATCGAGCTGATCGCTTCGGAAAACTACACAAGCCCAGCTGTCATGGAAGCCCAGGGTTCGGTACTGACCAACAAGTACGCCGAAGGCTACCCAGGCAAGCGCTACTACGGTGGTTGCGAGTACGTCGACGTAGTTGAGCAACTGGCCATCGACCGCGCCAAAGAGCTGTTCGGCGCCGACTACGCCAACGTCCAGCCACACGCCGGTTCCCAGGCCAACGCCGCAGTCTACCTGGCCCTGCTGTCGGCGGGTGACACCATCCTGGGCATGAGCCTGGCCCACGGCGGTCACCTGACCCACGGCGCCAGCGTTTCGTCCTCCGGCAAGCTGTACAACGCCATCCAGTACGGCATCGACGGCAACGGCCTGATCGACTACGACGAAGTCGAGCGTCTGGCTGTCGAGCACAAGCCGAAGATGATCGTTGCTGGCTTCTCTGCCTACTCGCAGGTGCTGGACTTCCCACGCTTCCGCGCAATCGCCGACAAGGTCGGTGCCTACCTGTTCGTCGACATGGCTCACGTCGCCGGTCTGGTCGCCGCTGGCGTCTACCCGAACCCAGTGCCATTCGCCGACGTGGTCACCACCACCACCCACAAGACCCTGCGCGGTCCACGTGGCGGCCTGATCCTGGCCCGTGCCAACGCCGACATCGAGAAGAAGCTCAACTCGGCAGTATTCCCAGGCGCCCAAGGTGGCCCGCTGGAGCACGTCATCGCAGCCAAGGCGATCTGCTTCAAGGAAGCCCTGCAGCCTGAGTTCAAGGCTTACCAGCAGCAAGTGGTGAAGAACGCCCAGGCCATGGCCAGCGTGTTCATCGAGCGCGGTTTCGACGTGGTTTCCGGTGGTACTGAAAACCACCTGTTCCTGCTGTCGCTGATCAAGCAGGAAATCTCGGGTAAGGACGCTGATGCCGCACTGGGCAAAGCCTTCATCACCGTCAACAAGAACTCGGTGCCGAACGACCCACGTTCGCCATTCGTCACCTCGGGCCTGCGTTTCGGCACCCCAGCCGTCACCACCCGTGGCTTCAAGGAAACCGAGTGCCGCGAGCTGGCCGGCTGGATCTGCGACATCCTCGCCGACCTGAACAACGAAGCAGTGATCGATGCCGTGCGTGAGAAGGTCAAGGCTATCTGCAAGAAGCTGCCGGTTTACGGCAACTAA
- a CDS encoding YbdD/YjiX family protein, whose protein sequence is MFNDLGRLGKYLGQAARLMVGMPDYDNYVEHMQGKHPDKPVMSYEEFFRERQEARYGGKSGPKCC, encoded by the coding sequence ATGTTCAACGACCTGGGTCGACTGGGTAAGTACCTGGGGCAGGCTGCCCGCCTGATGGTCGGCATGCCCGACTACGACAACTATGTCGAACACATGCAGGGCAAGCATCCGGACAAGCCGGTGATGAGCTACGAGGAGTTCTTCCGAGAGCGCCAGGAAGCCCGTTACGGTGGCAAGTCGGGGCCTAAGTGCTGTTGA
- the ettA gene encoding energy-dependent translational throttle protein EttA has product MAQYVYTMHRLSKVVPPKREILKNISLSFFPGAKIGVLGLNGSGKSTLLKIMAGVDKEFDGEARPMPELNVGYLPQEPQLDPTKTVREVVEEAVSVIKDAQARLDEVYAAYADPDADFDKLAAEQAKLEAILQAADGHNLERQLEVAADALRLPAWDAKVEHLSGGEKRRVALCRLLLSAPDMLLLDEPTNHLDADSVAWLERFLHDFPGTVVAITHDRYFLDNVAGWILELDRGAGIPYEGNYSGWLEAKSDRLAQESKQQSAHEKAMKEELEWVRKGAKARQSKSKARLARFEEMQSQEFQKRSETNEIYIPAGPRLGDKVIEFKNVTKGYGDRVLVENLSFAMPKGAIVGVIGGNGAGKSTLFRMLMGKEQPDSGSIEIGETVQLACVDQSREDLDGNKTVFQQISDGSDQIRIGNYEIPARTYVGRFNFKGGDQQKFVKDLSGGERGRLHLALTLKEGGNVLLLDEPSNDLDVETLRSLEEALLDFPGAAIVISHDRWFLDRVATHILAYEDDSNVVFFEGNYTEYEADRKKRLGDAAAQPHRVRHKKLAQ; this is encoded by the coding sequence TTGGCTCAATACGTCTACACCATGCATCGGCTGAGCAAGGTCGTGCCGCCGAAGCGGGAAATCCTGAAGAACATTTCCCTGTCGTTCTTCCCTGGCGCCAAGATTGGCGTGCTCGGCCTCAACGGCTCGGGTAAATCGACCTTGCTGAAAATCATGGCCGGCGTCGACAAAGAGTTCGACGGCGAAGCCCGGCCGATGCCGGAGCTCAATGTCGGCTACCTGCCGCAGGAGCCGCAGCTGGACCCTACCAAGACCGTGCGTGAAGTGGTCGAGGAAGCGGTCAGCGTGATCAAGGACGCCCAAGCGCGTCTGGATGAGGTCTACGCCGCCTACGCTGACCCGGATGCCGACTTCGACAAGCTGGCCGCCGAACAGGCCAAGCTCGAGGCGATCCTGCAGGCGGCCGACGGCCATAACCTGGAGCGCCAGCTGGAAGTCGCCGCCGACGCCCTGCGCCTGCCGGCCTGGGACGCCAAGGTCGAGCATCTGTCCGGTGGTGAAAAGCGCCGTGTGGCCCTGTGCCGCCTGCTGCTGTCGGCCCCTGACATGCTCCTGCTCGACGAACCAACCAACCACCTGGATGCCGATTCGGTGGCCTGGCTGGAGCGCTTCCTGCACGACTTCCCGGGCACCGTGGTGGCGATTACCCACGACCGGTACTTCCTCGACAACGTCGCCGGCTGGATCCTCGAACTGGACCGCGGTGCGGGTATCCCGTACGAAGGCAACTACTCGGGCTGGCTGGAAGCCAAGTCGGATCGTCTGGCGCAGGAATCCAAGCAGCAGAGCGCCCACGAGAAGGCCATGAAGGAAGAGCTGGAGTGGGTGCGCAAAGGCGCCAAGGCTCGTCAGTCGAAATCTAAGGCCCGTCTGGCTCGCTTCGAAGAAATGCAGTCGCAGGAATTCCAGAAGCGCAGCGAGACCAACGAGATCTACATCCCGGCCGGTCCGCGCCTGGGCGACAAGGTCATCGAGTTCAAGAACGTCACCAAGGGCTACGGCGATCGCGTACTGGTCGAGAACCTCTCGTTCGCCATGCCTAAAGGCGCCATCGTGGGTGTGATCGGTGGTAACGGTGCCGGTAAATCGACTCTGTTCCGCATGCTGATGGGCAAGGAGCAGCCAGATTCGGGCAGCATCGAGATCGGTGAAACCGTGCAGCTGGCCTGTGTCGACCAGAGCCGCGAAGATCTTGACGGCAACAAGACCGTGTTCCAGCAGATCTCCGACGGTTCCGACCAGATCCGCATCGGCAACTACGAGATCCCGGCGCGCACCTACGTTGGCCGCTTCAACTTCAAGGGCGGCGACCAGCAGAAGTTCGTCAAGGACCTCTCCGGTGGTGAGCGTGGCCGTCTGCACCTGGCCCTGACCCTGAAGGAGGGCGGTAACGTCCTGCTGCTCGACGAACCGTCCAACGACCTCGACGTCGAAACCCTGCGTTCGCTGGAGGAAGCCCTGCTGGACTTCCCGGGTGCCGCCATCGTGATTTCTCACGATCGCTGGTTCCTGGACCGTGTGGCTACCCACATCCTGGCATACGAAGACGACTCGAACGTGGTGTTCTTCGAAGGTAACTACACCGAGTACGAAGCCGATCGCAAGAAGCGCCTGGGCGATGCTGCTGCCCAGCCGCATCGGGTACGGCACAAGAAGCTGGCGCAGTAA
- a CDS encoding carbon starvation CstA family protein: protein MNNNNSLLRHLPWLALAVLGACALGVVALRRGEAINALWIVVAAVAIYLVAYRYYSLFIATKVMQLDPRRATPAVLNNDGLDYVPTNKHILFGHHFAAIAGAGPLVGPVLAAQMGYLPGTLWLIAGVVLAGAVQDFMVLFMSTRRNGRSLGDMVREEMGRIPGTIALFGCFLIMIIILAVLALIVVKALAESPWGMFTVMATIPIAMFMGIYMRYIRPGRIGEISLIGVVLLLLSIWLGGLIAADPVWGPAFTFTGVQITWMLVGYGFVAAVLPVWLVLAPRDYLSTFLKIGTIVGLAIGILIIAPELKMPALTQFTDGTGPVWKGTLFPFLFITIACGAVSGFHALISSGTTPKLLDNETNARYIGYGGMLMESFVAIMAMVAASVIEPGVYFAMNSPAAVVGADVASVAQTVSSWGFLITPEQLEAVARDIGEHTILARAGGAPTLAVGIAQILHQVLPGENTMAFWYHFAILFEALFILTAVDAGTRAGRFMLQDLLGSFVPALKRTESWAANLIATAGCVALWGYLLYQGVIDPLGGINTLWPLFGISNQMLAGIALMLGTVVLIKMKRQRYMWVTLLPAVWLLICTTTAGLIKLFDPNPAVGFLALANKYSVALDAGQVLAPAKDIGQMQHVIFNAYTNAGLTILFLLVVFSILFFALKVGYRALGHKERSDKETPFQALPDA, encoded by the coding sequence CTGTTCATCGCCACCAAGGTGATGCAACTGGACCCCCGTCGGGCTACGCCCGCGGTACTCAATAACGACGGTCTGGACTATGTCCCGACCAACAAGCACATCCTCTTCGGTCACCACTTCGCGGCGATCGCCGGTGCAGGGCCGCTGGTCGGTCCGGTGCTCGCGGCGCAGATGGGCTATTTGCCCGGTACGCTGTGGCTGATCGCGGGCGTGGTGCTGGCCGGTGCCGTACAGGACTTCATGGTCCTGTTCATGTCCACCCGCCGCAACGGCCGCTCGCTGGGCGACATGGTGCGCGAGGAGATGGGCAGGATCCCTGGCACCATCGCCTTGTTCGGCTGCTTCCTGATCATGATCATCATCCTCGCGGTGCTGGCGCTGATCGTGGTCAAGGCCCTGGCCGAGAGCCCATGGGGCATGTTCACGGTAATGGCGACCATCCCGATCGCGATGTTCATGGGCATTTATATGCGCTACATCCGCCCGGGTCGTATCGGTGAGATTTCGCTCATCGGTGTGGTCTTGCTGCTGCTGTCGATCTGGCTGGGGGGCCTGATTGCCGCAGATCCGGTTTGGGGCCCGGCCTTCACCTTCACTGGCGTGCAGATCACCTGGATGCTGGTCGGCTACGGCTTCGTCGCGGCGGTGCTGCCGGTCTGGCTGGTGCTGGCGCCGCGTGACTACCTGTCGACCTTCCTCAAGATCGGCACCATCGTTGGCCTGGCCATCGGTATCCTGATCATTGCGCCGGAACTGAAGATGCCGGCCCTGACCCAGTTCACCGACGGCACCGGCCCGGTGTGGAAGGGCACGCTGTTCCCGTTCCTGTTCATCACCATCGCTTGCGGTGCGGTGTCTGGCTTCCATGCGCTGATCTCTTCGGGGACCACGCCCAAGTTGCTCGACAACGAAACCAACGCCCGTTACATCGGCTACGGCGGCATGCTGATGGAGTCGTTCGTCGCCATCATGGCCATGGTTGCCGCTTCGGTGATCGAGCCAGGCGTGTACTTCGCCATGAACAGCCCGGCCGCAGTGGTCGGCGCCGACGTCGCATCGGTGGCGCAGACTGTCAGCAGCTGGGGCTTCTTGATCACCCCTGAGCAACTCGAGGCGGTCGCCCGCGACATCGGCGAGCACACCATCCTGGCCCGGGCCGGCGGTGCGCCAACCCTGGCGGTGGGTATCGCACAGATCCTCCACCAGGTGTTGCCGGGTGAGAACACCATGGCCTTCTGGTACCACTTCGCGATCCTGTTCGAGGCGCTGTTCATCCTCACCGCAGTGGACGCCGGTACCCGTGCCGGGCGCTTCATGCTGCAAGACCTGCTGGGCAGCTTCGTGCCGGCGCTCAAACGTACCGAGTCGTGGGCGGCCAACCTGATCGCTACTGCGGGCTGCGTAGCGCTATGGGGCTACCTGCTGTACCAGGGCGTGATCGATCCGCTGGGCGGCATCAACACCTTGTGGCCACTGTTCGGTATCTCCAACCAGATGCTGGCGGGTATCGCCCTGATGCTCGGCACCGTGGTGCTAATCAAGATGAAGCGTCAGCGCTACATGTGGGTCACCCTGCTGCCTGCGGTATGGCTGCTGATCTGCACCACCACTGCTGGCTTGATCAAGCTGTTCGATCCGAACCCGGCAGTCGGCTTCCTGGCCCTGGCCAACAAGTACAGCGTAGCGCTGGATGCCGGTCAGGTGCTGGCGCCGGCCAAGGACATCGGCCAGATGCAGCACGTGATCTTCAACGCCTACACCAACGCTGGCCTGACGATCCTGTTCCTGCTGGTGGTCTTCAGCATCCTGTTCTTCGCCCTCAAGGTTGGCTACCGCGCCTTGGGTCACAAGGAGCGCAGCGATAAAGAAACCCCATTCCAGGCCTTGCCTGACGCGTAA
- the yjiA gene encoding GTPase, with product MQAPIPVTVLTGFLGAGKTTLLKHMLKAEHGLKLAVIENEFSEAGIDSQLLGDEPVQVMTLANGCVCCTIHTDLTKALYLLLERLDAGEIAFDRLVIECTGLADPAPVAQTFFIDEELRERYILDGIITLVDAAHAELHLTQAIAQAQVGFADRLLLSKTDLVEPQAVQALRERLARINGRAGIRVVEHGRIDLAELLDVRGFNLNTDLGVSLKPSLRPVLKPATPDRISTLVLRTETALDIDRLSDFMNELLETHGKQLLRYKGVLNIAGEQRRLVFQGVLKLYGFDWDAEWKQGEARESVMVFIGDELPEEKIRTGFDALSAD from the coding sequence GTGCAAGCGCCCATTCCCGTAACTGTCCTGACCGGCTTTCTCGGTGCCGGCAAGACCACCCTGCTCAAGCACATGCTCAAGGCCGAGCATGGCCTGAAGCTGGCGGTGATCGAAAACGAGTTCAGCGAAGCCGGCATCGACAGCCAGTTGCTGGGCGATGAACCAGTACAGGTCATGACCCTGGCCAACGGCTGCGTGTGCTGCACCATCCACACCGACTTGACCAAGGCCCTGTACCTGCTGCTCGAGCGCCTGGACGCTGGTGAAATCGCCTTTGACCGGCTGGTGATCGAATGCACCGGTCTAGCCGATCCTGCGCCGGTGGCGCAGACCTTCTTCATCGACGAGGAACTGCGCGAGCGCTACATCCTCGACGGCATCATCACCTTGGTCGATGCCGCGCATGCCGAGCTGCACCTGACCCAGGCCATCGCCCAGGCGCAGGTGGGTTTTGCCGATCGTCTACTGCTGAGCAAGACCGATCTGGTCGAGCCGCAGGCGGTGCAAGCACTGCGCGAACGGCTGGCGCGGATCAACGGTCGAGCGGGCATCCGCGTGGTTGAGCATGGCCGCATCGATCTGGCCGAACTGCTCGATGTGCGCGGCTTCAACCTCAATACCGATTTGGGTGTGAGCCTCAAGCCAAGCTTGCGCCCGGTGCTCAAACCGGCCACCCCGGACCGCATTTCGACCTTGGTCCTGCGCACCGAAACCGCGCTGGATATCGACCGCCTCAGCGACTTCATGAACGAGCTGCTGGAAACCCATGGCAAGCAACTGCTGCGTTATAAAGGCGTGTTGAACATCGCCGGAGAACAGCGCCGGCTGGTGTTCCAGGGCGTGCTGAAGCTGTATGGCTTTGACTGGGATGCTGAGTGGAAGCAAGGGGAAGCGCGGGAGAGCGTGATGGTGTTTATTGGTGATGAGTTGCCAGAGGAGAAGATTCGTACAGGCTTCGACGCATTGAGCGCGGACTGA
- a CDS encoding sensor domain-containing protein, producing MTNLNQPSILRPAPTAGAPSLRGSLKGTLALLALVLLGLLLWQLFAQFRHTQADLRQHSLIASAELADHLNLNMALKAQQAVNLVQPYVKPPTPEALPSLRATLQGRLPGLRHLAWLDSSGRVLSDSFEGSPDRQMIDELLQLNQGRSYFFTNSPDNSLIYLLLRQPAEQGRGYWLLRLSADYYLQLTAHLDGPDHPLWLLENSRSGEVLERHGPTPVSDQPLQSVMLAFIDNSTWQLRGLYDVGQAQQKLLPALIGKCLLVLICALLPLLALINMRRRQRALQEDRRRYQEIFEGTGVALCVLDLSSLPGQLDRYHLRNHAALKQSLALDPGLRRSLLQELKITEINEVARQLLNVQCNEGAWQRLIEGTGDGRDSVGMQLIDALIEQRMLLELEVRLPAPLGGELHLWLMSRLPLQRRDYQAVILSISDITSRKQVELSLLERESFWSDVVRTVPDQLYVQDVASQRMIFSNRHLGQTLGYDRAELAQMGDRFWELLLHPEDAAHYRELRQLQRDSGHSQSLHCQLRFRHRDGNWRCYDIREQVLTRDSDDQVTRIIGVGKDVTVQIEASESLRDSEQRYRMLAESISDVIFSTDSKLQLNYVSPSVLAVLGYQADWIFDNGWQSIVANPAQLTGIYSLMERVSKVLDDAEQLAKLRRELPTQLFVFDCLRADGRKIPIELRLVLVWDEHERFEGVLGVGRDISQQRRAEKDLRMAATVFEHSTSAILITDPAGYIVQANEAFSRVSGYAVDEVLDQLPGMLTVEEQQDAHLGYILKQLHLRGSWEGEVWLKRRDGEHYPAWVGITAVLDDEGDLASYVCFFTDISERKASEQRIHRLAYYDALTHLPNRTLFQDRLYTALQQAERQKSWVVLMFLDLDRFKPINDSLGHAAGDRMLKDMAQRLLECVDNDDTVARMGGDEFTLLLQPKASREQALNRAIHVAENILGSLVRPFVLENREFFVTASIGIALSPQDGSELSQLMKNADTAMYHAKERGKNNFQFYQTEMNASALERLELESDLRHALEQNEFILYYQPQFSGDGKRLTGAEALLRWRHPRRGLVPPGDFIPVIEELGLVVDVGDWVLREASRQLKAWHLAKVRVPKVSVNISARQFSDGQLGTRIATILEETGLPPACLELELTESILMREVHEAMQILDSLKKLGLSIAVDDFGTGYSSLNYLKQFPIDVLKIDRTFVDGLPEGEQDAQIARAIIAMAHSLNLAVIAEGVETHEQLEFLREHGCDEVQGYLFGRPMPANQFEAQFSNETLFMFQ from the coding sequence TTGACCAATCTCAACCAACCGTCAATCTTGCGCCCTGCCCCCACTGCCGGGGCCCCCTCCCTGCGTGGCTCACTCAAGGGCACCTTGGCCTTGCTGGCGCTGGTTTTACTGGGCCTGCTGCTGTGGCAGCTGTTCGCCCAGTTCCGCCATACCCAGGCCGATCTGCGCCAACACAGCCTGATAGCGAGCGCTGAACTGGCCGATCACCTGAACCTGAACATGGCACTCAAAGCGCAGCAGGCGGTGAATCTGGTGCAGCCCTATGTCAAACCGCCGACGCCCGAAGCGCTGCCATCGCTGCGCGCAACCTTGCAAGGGCGCCTGCCTGGCCTGCGCCATCTGGCCTGGTTGGACAGCAGCGGACGGGTTCTGAGCGACAGCTTCGAGGGCAGTCCCGACCGCCAGATGATTGACGAGCTACTCCAGCTCAATCAAGGTCGCAGCTACTTCTTCACCAATTCGCCCGACAACAGCTTGATCTATCTGCTGTTGCGCCAACCTGCCGAACAGGGCCGCGGCTACTGGCTACTGCGCCTGTCGGCAGACTACTACCTGCAACTGACGGCGCACCTGGACGGTCCCGATCACCCACTCTGGTTGCTGGAAAACAGCCGCAGTGGCGAAGTGCTCGAACGCCATGGGCCGACCCCGGTCAGTGACCAGCCGCTACAAAGTGTGATGCTGGCATTCATCGATAACAGCACCTGGCAACTGCGCGGTCTGTATGACGTCGGCCAGGCGCAGCAGAAACTACTGCCCGCACTGATCGGCAAATGCCTGCTGGTGCTGATCTGCGCGCTGCTGCCATTGCTCGCGCTGATCAACATGCGCCGTCGTCAGCGCGCCTTGCAGGAAGACCGGCGACGCTATCAAGAAATCTTCGAGGGCACGGGCGTGGCCTTGTGCGTGCTGGACTTGTCCAGCCTGCCCGGACAACTCGACCGCTATCACCTGCGCAATCATGCCGCCCTCAAGCAGAGCCTGGCGCTCGACCCTGGCTTGCGCCGCTCGCTGCTGCAAGAACTGAAGATCACCGAGATCAATGAAGTCGCCCGCCAGTTGCTCAATGTCCAATGCAACGAGGGCGCCTGGCAGCGGCTGATCGAAGGCACCGGCGATGGCCGCGACAGCGTTGGCATGCAACTGATCGATGCGTTGATCGAGCAGCGCATGCTGCTCGAACTGGAAGTACGCCTACCCGCCCCCCTGGGCGGCGAGCTGCACCTGTGGCTGATGTCGCGCCTGCCGCTGCAACGCCGCGACTACCAGGCGGTGATCCTCAGTATCAGCGACATCACCAGCCGCAAACAGGTCGAGCTGTCGTTGCTCGAGCGCGAGAGCTTCTGGTCGGACGTAGTGCGCACCGTGCCCGACCAGCTCTATGTGCAGGACGTAGCCAGCCAGCGGATGATCTTCAGCAACCGCCACCTGGGCCAGACCCTGGGCTACGACCGCGCCGAACTGGCGCAGATGGGCGACCGCTTCTGGGAGCTGCTGCTACACCCCGAAGACGCCGCGCATTATCGCGAGCTGCGCCAGCTACAACGCGATAGCGGGCATAGCCAATCGCTGCACTGCCAGCTGCGCTTCCGCCACCGGGATGGCAACTGGCGCTGCTACGACATCCGCGAGCAGGTGCTGACCCGCGACAGCGATGACCAGGTCACCCGCATCATCGGCGTAGGCAAGGACGTCACGGTGCAGATCGAGGCCAGCGAATCGTTGCGTGACAGCGAGCAGCGCTACCGCATGCTCGCCGAAAGCATCAGCGACGTGATCTTCTCTACCGACAGCAAACTGCAGCTCAACTACGTCAGCCCCTCGGTGCTGGCGGTACTGGGTTATCAGGCCGACTGGATCTTCGATAACGGCTGGCAATCGATCGTCGCCAATCCAGCTCAACTGACGGGCATCTATAGCCTGATGGAGCGGGTCAGCAAGGTCCTTGATGACGCTGAGCAGCTGGCCAAACTGCGCCGCGAACTGCCCACCCAGCTGTTTGTATTCGACTGCTTGCGCGCCGATGGCCGCAAGATCCCCATCGAACTGCGCCTGGTGCTGGTGTGGGATGAGCACGAGCGCTTCGAAGGCGTTCTCGGCGTGGGCCGCGACATCAGCCAGCAGCGCAGAGCCGAAAAAGACCTGCGCATGGCCGCCACGGTATTCGAGCACTCGACCTCGGCCATCCTCATTACCGACCCGGCCGGCTATATCGTCCAGGCCAACGAAGCGTTCAGCCGGGTCAGTGGCTATGCGGTCGATGAGGTGCTCGACCAACTGCCGGGCATGCTCACCGTCGAAGAGCAACAGGATGCGCACCTGGGCTATATCCTCAAGCAGTTGCACCTGCGTGGCAGCTGGGAGGGCGAGGTGTGGCTCAAGCGCCGCGATGGCGAGCACTATCCGGCCTGGGTCGGGATTACCGCAGTGCTCGACGACGAGGGCGACCTGGCCAGCTACGTGTGCTTCTTCACCGACATCAGTGAACGCAAGGCCAGCGAACAACGCATCCACCGCCTGGCGTACTACGACGCCCTGACCCACTTGCCCAATCGCACGCTGTTCCAGGACCGGCTGTATACCGCCCTGCAGCAAGCCGAACGGCAAAAATCCTGGGTGGTGCTGATGTTCCTCGACCTTGACCGGTTCAAGCCGATCAACGACTCGCTCGGCCATGCCGCAGGCGATCGCATGCTCAAGGACATGGCCCAGCGTCTGCTTGAATGCGTCGATAACGACGACACCGTGGCGCGCATGGGCGGCGACGAATTCACCCTGCTGCTGCAACCCAAGGCTTCGCGCGAGCAGGCTTTGAACCGCGCCATTCATGTGGCCGAGAATATCCTCGGCAGCCTGGTGCGGCCGTTCGTCCTGGAGAACCGCGAGTTCTTCGTCACTGCCAGCATCGGCATCGCCCTGAGCCCGCAGGATGGCAGCGAACTCAGCCAGCTGATGAAGAACGCCGACACCGCCATGTACCACGCCAAAGAGCGCGGCAAGAACAACTTCCAGTTCTACCAGACCGAAATGAACGCCAGCGCCCTGGAGCGCCTGGAGCTGGAGAGCGACCTGCGTCACGCCCTGGAGCAGAACGAGTTCATCCTTTATTACCAGCCGCAGTTCAGCGGTGATGGCAAACGCCTGACCGGCGCCGAGGCGCTGCTGCGCTGGCGGCATCCGCGGCGTGGCCTGGTGCCGCCGGGCGACTTCATCCCGGTGATCGAAGAGCTCGGCCTGGTGGTCGACGTTGGCGATTGGGTATTGCGCGAGGCCAGCCGCCAGCTCAAGGCCTGGCACCTGGCAAAGGTTAGGGTACCCAAGGTCTCGGTGAACATCTCGGCGCGGCAGTTCTCCGATGGTCAGCTCGGCACGCGGATCGCCACCATCCTTGAAGAAACCGGCCTGCCGCCGGCGTGCCTGGAGCTTGAACTGACCGAAAGTATCCTGATGCGCGAAGTGCATGAGGCGATGCAGATCCTCGACAGCCTGAAAAAGCTGGGGCTGAGCATCGCGGTCGATGACTTCGGCACCGGCTACTCGTCGCTCAACTACCTCAAGCAGTTTCCCATCGATGTGCTGAAGATCGACCGCACCTTCGTCGATGGGTTGCCTGAAGGCGAACAGGACGCGCAGATCGCCCGCGCCATCATCGCCATGGCTCACAGTCTCAACCTGGCGGTGATCGCCGAAGGCGTGGAGACCCATGAGCAGTTGGAGTTCCTCCGCGAGCATGGCTGCGACGAGGTGCAGGGCTACCTGTTCGGCCGGCCGATGCCGGCCAATCAGTTCGAGGCGCAGTTCAGTAACGAGACGCTGTTCATGTTCCAGTGA